aatttatttaagaattaaACCTAGCATGACTTGACAAAAATTGCATCTAAACAAAAACTCATACCTGCGAGCCTCTAAATTGAATCTTACACAAACTCTTGCATGTATAAAATCATTCCATCAAAAGATATAAACCAATATTCTCCAAACATAAAGTCTTAACACATAGATCAAAGCCTCAAGAATAGGAAATGTAAAGATAAAAGCTATTAGATCAAGTTTCCATAACCAAAAATCACTTCACCAAAAAAGAAACAGTCATCTagtttctaaaatttcaaaatcatgcaaaactctTTTATGAAAGTATTAACATGATATGAATCCAAACCTAACTTGCATATTAACATGTCAACACTTAACCATAGTAAGATTTGCCTAACATTTCaccaaaaatttcacaaaatgtCCAAAGTTTCACACAAATGTCAAAATTGTCACCATCGTGACCTTTGAATTGTCAAACCAAACTTTCACCAATCAAAACGCCATGAAAAATCTTCCAACAGGTACCCACGTAAACTAGGGACAAAATGTAACAAATATATGAAGATTGTGTCATGGAAATTGACTTACAAAGGGGCTGAAATGCAAGATCGAAAACTACATCAAGAATTCTCTCggtttatctttaaaaaagtgAGGGACGAATGCTAAGTGTggaatgaaaatacatgagtCATGTTATATATGAGAGGGGCTAACATGAGGGTAGATGAGTGACCCTTGGATGGGAGAGTGGTAGccagagggggggggggggggacaaaGGGGTTGCACAGCTACTGTCTCCAGCTGCAGTCTGACAGTGTGGATGGCTAGAGTTTGTGTAGCCCTTTTGATTCTTATCAAGTGACTATTAGAGACTAGCAAATGAGTGGTGTGTCAACCATAGCCACAATGCCTTGGGAAGGGGATGAAATTTCTCAAGATGCTTGGCCTGGTGGCGGTTTTCAATGGGCCAAAAATGGGTCTAACCGAGTGGACTTCAATTTAAGGTATAGAGAGGGTttcgtttagggtttcggttggTTCTACCATAGTACTTTGACTAGTGGAATAATGCGGTTACGCAATTCCTTCTctttttaatcaataatttGCACTATTTTTTCCTCACAAGTCAGATTGGGTTGCAATGGTATACTCTCGGGATCCACAATTGCTGGTGTTTGGTCCCCAAAGCTCTTCTTGAACGAGGACATGTGGAACACATTGTGAGTTCCATAGAACTCAATTGCTAAATCTAAACGGTACACAATTGCTCTCACTTTGTCCAAGATCTCATAGGGTCCCACATATCTCAAACTTATCTTTTCCTTTATGCCAAATTGGGTCGCTCCTCTTATAGGAGACAGTTTCACATAGACCCAATCTCCGACTTCAAAATCTagattccttcttcttttctttgatcATTATGACTTGGTCCTTTGTCTCCTATAGGACTTCCAGTCCAATCACTTTATTTTCTCCAACTTCATCTTAATACAACGAGGACCTGCACTTTCTTCCAAACAAAGCTTCATAGGGCGCTATCTAAATGGTGACCTGGAAGTTGTTGTTGTAAGCAAACTTTGCCAGAGATAGCTGCTTCTCCCAATTTCCTTCATGCACCAGTACATAGGCCTTAAGCATTGCTTCTAGAGTCTTATCATCCTCCCAGTCTATCCGTTCGACTTAGGATAGTAGGCATTGTTGAATTTCATACTAGTGCCCATCAAAGTCTAAGAACTCTACCAAAACCAAGGTGTGAAATGAGGTCTCTGTTCGAAACGATTGTTCTTGGTACTTCATGTAGTTCGACAATCTCTGACACATGAATCCTTGCCAATCTCTCCAAGGAATCTATATTTTTGATGGGTACAAAGCAGGCACTTTTAGTCAACCGGTCAACTATTATCTAGATAGTATTATTATCAACTGCAGTTTTTAGAAAACCCACTACAAAATCAATCAAGATATCTTTCCACGTCTATTCTAGGATTGACAGTGGCTGCAACACACCagtagatttatgatgttctattGCTTTAACAAGCTTGTAGACAAAACACTTGTTAAAAAGTTTTGCCATATCCTTTTGCTTTCCTGTAACACCCCACCTATTTATTCTTATAGATTAACTCTTAGATCAACACTAGAATTTAGAAGACTAACTCATTAGAGTAGTCCATGACCCTAAGAAGtttagaaagaattaaattaaattttggtttagACCATTGATCGATCACCACACTATTAGTGATCTTGAAACCATGttttaagtttgatttttattcttatcatttcttgtcattttgttctaaaatttcctTATTTGATTATCCATTTCTATTACtcttagatcatattagaaTTCTAGATAAACATTTACACATGTCATTTAGGGTAATGACATGTCAAACCCTAAAACCATACTAATCGCAACCCATGTGTATTTTGTGTGCAATGGACTAATGTGCCCCTagctcaaatatttttataccatTTTTATTAAGGAAATTTATGTCATTGGCCCCTTAATTTATTCATGAAGTTTCTTACCAAGcttgatttttgaaaactctAGCTAAAATCCCAAATTTGGTCTAATTCGAAAATGTCCTTAAATTTTCAGCAACCATTCATGAAAATTtcctatttatttgattttatttgatcaCCACTTCACCACCCAATCACCACCGTTTACCACCTAAAGAGGATACTCAAGTATGCCTTAAACTAGTCACAAAATGCTAAGAGGatatccaaatgaataagacGAAAAAAGTTTTGTCTTGTGAATTACCCCATACCTGGCGTCATCATTAACTCTTAAGCATTGCATTACTTTTGCCACCCTTTCACCATTGCCACACGGCAAAGCCCCTCCTCCCATAGCCATTTCAGCCTACTCTAAGGTGCAATGATCACCAAGTTAGCCAACCACCCAAGGAGGATCTAGGCTAGGCAGCATCATTACCACCGCCCAAACCTCCCAATGGGAGGCCACCTTGCCAAGGCCACACACACACCTTGGAACCTATATAAACTCCACTCCATCTCACTTCTTCCTCACTTCACTTCCTTAAACAcccttgagtgttcttgagagtTCTTATCATCTAGTTCTTTGAATTTCTTAAGTGTTCTAAGTGAGTTCATGAGTTGTGAGCTTTGAGTGGGAAGCTTCAAAAGCTACAGAATCTTTGTATGTTTTTTCTCTAGATCTTAGTTTATatgttaagttgtgtttttaagTGTTAACATTAATTCTGGGTGATTATAGCATGAGATACCATGTTTAGCTAGAAGCCGAAATATTGGTGGATAGgtttattgtttaaattattttggtgaAAATATTAGTTATGGCATGCCTTCATAATTCATGATATTATTCGACtatgtcttagaataatttttgaaggtttaGTTTGAGGTTAGGAATATGTCATAATAGGTTTTAATATCTATCTTGTGTTTATCATCAAATCATGTATGGTTtgacttttaaacttttaaaaaattataacatgctttgaatcaaacCTTAACTTTCATATAATCATGTCAACACTTCATCATATCAGGATTTACCCGACATTTCATCAAAATCTCACAAAACATCCATAGTTCatcacaaacaaaaaaaaattgtcgaCACCGAACCATTTCACCATCAACACCCATTTTCATCAATCAAATCTCCAAGAAAAATTCACCAATACATACCCAAGAAAACTAGACTCAATGTTAGATAAAATGGAAATGATTATGACCTAAGAAATATCCACAAAGGAGTTGGAATGAAGCAATAAAAAACTACCCGCTTTTCCTCTCCTCTAGCTCTCAGTTTCTCTCTTAGAAGGAAGGGAGAATTTGTACAAATGTGGGAGTAAAGTGAAGTAGGTGTGGGGGTGTATAAGGGTTGACCTTGTGTGGGTGAGTGAATGAGCGTTCGATGTAAGTTCTACTTGTGAAAAAAGGGAGAACAGTTGATGGGAGCGGGACTGTTTTTCTACTACTGCATGCCGAGTGGGTGAGGGATGAGGTGTGGCTTGTTTGACTTGCCATTAAGGCACTATTTGAGGCTGGTCATGAAGTGGTATGACAGCTATGACATGACCTTTTAAGGAGGAGAAAACTTGTTAAGgaagattgataaaaaaaaaaaaaaagtggtttcAGTGGGACTAAAATGGGGCTAACCAAATGGTGTTCAATTGGGATATAATTATGTTTCAGTTAAGGTTTGGTttgaatctaatttttcttggtcaaATTCAATTACCAAAATGtaagagagtgagagatggCGTAAAAGTGTGTAACTGAGTGATTGGTTGCATGTGGAAGTAACTTAACCATGTAAGAAAACACTTAGTCACAACCAGCCATGTGTAGGGTTTGGAAATCATTTAGGTTTTTGTTACCCTAAAGGGTTTTGGGGTTTCAGTTGGCCTTCAAGGATTTCGGGTTTCATTAGGGTTAAAACTCTCTTTTGGTTGACCATATAGTGTTTGGTCGGATTAAATAATGATTGGTGTAAGTGTATGTTGACAAGCTTGATTTACACTCCATCTCTTAAGCACCTTGTCCTTCTCTTGACAAGTGTTCTTGGCTGTCCAAGTGAATGGCTATGATTATACCATGTGTcttaactaaaaatatttctagTGATCATAAGTGAATTTAGACATCCTACATGGTGATTTAACAACTATTTGAAAGAGATGCCATGTGGAGCTCTCCCGAAATGTACTATTCACCCAAAAAACTTGAAAGTTTTTATTGcatcataaaattctaaatattcatacgaGTTTAATGATacaattcattttgaaaaattctacacCTAAGTGCCTAATTAAATAGAAAGGAAATTCCATCACTATAATGGATCGCGATCCGATTATGctaacagactaaaacctaatcAATCGCTCGTTCCTCGCCCAAAGTCATTCTTGCTTCATAGTTCTTATTTCTCGTTTGCCTTCTTGGCACCCCGCTTGCCTCACACTCGATTATCGCCCTTCTATCCTTTTCCCAATCGCGTTTTGCTCGCTCACTGGGAGTTACTACAGTTGAATAGGTGGGGTCCTCACACGGGAGTAATAATGTGTAACAACCATTTAGGATATGAGGTTAAGGAATGAATGTTTCTTTTGTACCAAGGTTATTGTAATTTATGGTGTGAGTTAATACTTTCTTGAGAATGCTGATGTTAATTAAAATCTAGATTactattatatttattgtatgATGTGATTATTCGTGAGGAATACCATGATGATGCTGTGGGATATGATATTGTTGAGGGGATGACATTgatgttcatttatttttatgttataagttGTAGCACATGATAGTTTTGCTTACCTTTAATAAGTGCTGTTGAGAAACTCATTACGaaaggttttattttattaaactatttTGAATTGTCGCAAGTGTTATGGAATCTTGTATACCCGTCGCTAAAATGTAAACATGTTAAGAATAGTAGTATTCAGTTTTCTCTAGTTTTAAAGCCTTGAAGGCACGGGTGTTACGCAAAGTACCCACGCCATACATGTAAGTTATCAACtcatatcattataattatttgcAGTTTGttaaaaaggagaggaaaaaaaaactcaaataactACTACCTCGTACCATCGAGTTCCCTGCcctcagtttttttatttttattttttttaagtaaacaaatatatttcattaaaaaaaaaatgatataagaaGAGGGGTGGAGTTTTTCAACAAAtactccataacaataacagtacaaaatagtaaaaaaaaaaaaaaaaaaaaggtagacttttataattaatttaatgatcGTCAACCATGtcttatagagagagagacatcttaaaagacaaaagtaaactgtttgaaaaaaattacgCCTTCAAGTTTCAGTTACATTGTCTGTCGGACCCTGCTCATGTCTTCCAAGTTAAATAGGACCAAAAGaaggggaaagaaaacaaaacctaTTCCCATTGCATTTCTCTCAGTTTTCGTTGAACCTTGCATTGACGGAATTGCTTTGACCACTGAGCCAATAGAGAAAGATGAGCCCACATTATCTTTCCCAGACCACTGACCAGTCAATAGAGAAAGATGAACACACATATCTTTCCCAGTCAATAGAGAAATGTTGCTTTGACCACCGAATTTGACAGCactgaatattaattaattaaaatttaattaaaagatgGGTTATTTTAAACCATTTATCCCCAAATAACGTGAcgcctacaattttttttttttttttatacaattaggTTTTAAACtcagaatatttttattaaataatattatttttataaaataatttataaaaatatctattatttaaaataagattggtaaagaattataaaaagaataatatgtTAACGTCTTGTGTAGGAATCTAAACTCGTTAGATTTACATTCTACTTTAATGAGAATTTTGTTACAAATTAACTATTCACATCATACATCTCAttacattaaaatttattttataaagcgTGGAATGTGGAGTGatgaataataattgataagaagaatttttctgatAATAAAGAGGGACGAATGAGGCTCGAGTCTTGCCCCCCTATTTGATTCAAAGACTACACCTCCATTTTCAAAGCTCAATAGAAGTATCTTCCATCATGTCTTCAATTTTTGGGTCTTTCCTACCCTTCAAGTTGAGTTAGCCCATTTCTTTCTATAAATATCTTTGCATTGAGTGGCAAGACACGTTGACAACTCAATTAATTAGCCCTTCAAAGTTTTCCTCATAGCTTTTGATCTTCCCTCTTTACTCAACTCTAGGACTATGTCACTTCCCCGCTTGAGTTGTGTGTTTCCATTGCCTGTTTGTTTTATCCTGGCAGTTGTTTCTATGTTGTGCTTTGCTTCAAAAGCCTATGCCTTCGTCGGGAATGAGACAGACATAATGGCCTTGCTTGAATTCAAGGCTAAAATACATGACCCACTCAATGTTTTGAGCTCATGGAATGACACCGTCCACTTTTGCAAATGGCGTGGCGTCACATGTGGTCGTCGACACCAGAGAATCACGGGTTTGCGCTTGGTATCTCTGCAACTGGTGGGTTCTATATCACCTTTCATTGGGAATTTAAGCTTTCTAAGGTCACTAACTATCTTCAACAATAGTTTCAATCTAATCCCTCCTCAAATAGGCCGTTTACGTAGATTGCAGCGCCTCAATTTGTACAAGAATTCACTTAGTGGTAGAATTCCTATAAATATATCCAGTGCTCTAACCTTGAATTTCTTAATCTTGGGGACAACCATCTAGTTGGGGAAATACCTGTTGCACTCTCCTCCTTGTCGAAACTCCAGTTCTTTTCTGTAGAAGTTAACAACTTAACAGGAAGTATCCCTCCATTTCTTGGGAACTTTTCATCACTTGAGATCTTTTCAGCAACGAGAAATAATCTGGGTGGGATGATTCCTAATGCTCTAGGCCAACTTCGGAATCTTAAATATCTTGTTGTTGGTGGAAATCAGTTTTCTGGTACCATCCCTTCTGCAATCTTCAATCTCTCTTCCATTACTCATTTTGATGTCGGAACTAATCAAATCCAGGGGAGCCTTCCATTGGATTTAGGCAAAACACTTCCTAATCTAAAAGAGTTCCGAATTCAGACTAACAAATTTGTTGGGTCTATTCCTCCATCAATATCCAATGCTtcaaatctggaaaaacttgatCTGGCAGTAAACCAATTTGTTGGAAAAGTGCCTTCTTTTGAAAAGCTACAAAGGCTAGAATGGTTGAGCGTTTTCAACAACCACCTGGGAAGTGGGGGTGCTGATGATGACGACTTGAGTTTTCTCTGCTCTTTGACCAATTCTACCAGCTTAGACACCTTGATTATAAACCAAAATAGTTTTGGAGGGATCATACCGGAATGTATAGGTAACTTGTCATTTACGCTAACATTTTTGGCAATACAGAGCAATCCTATAGTTGGAAGAATTCCAAATGGAATTGCCAATCTTGTCAACTTAGAGGGACTCTTTATGGGAAATAACCAATTGTCAGGTGACATTCCCGCTGATATTGGAAACCTTTCAAGGTTACTGGAAATGGATCTATCAAACAATAATCTCTCAGGCAATATTCCACCCTCTTTTGGAAACCTTTCAAGGATATACAAActatatttaaatgaaaatagtCTTTCAGGTAGCATACCCTCAACTCTTGGCAACTGCAAATCTTTATCTGCATTAACTCTTGCAAATAACAATCTCAGCGGCACCTTACCCCCGGAAGTCATTGGTCTTTCATCTATATCACACGGTCTTGATTTGTCAGGAAACCATTTTTCTGGTCCCCTTCCAATGGAAGTTGGGaatctaaaatatattggtttatTGGATATTTCAAACAACAGGTTATCAGGTAAAGTTCCTGCCACGCTTGGAAGCTGCACCATGCTCGAGTTTCTATACATGGGAGACAACTTCTTCCAAGGGAAAATTCCttcaagtttttcttctttgagaGGACTTGAGGATATAGATCTTTCTCGGAACAATTTCTCAGGGAAAATCCCAAACTTTTTTGCAGATTTCAAGTTCTTGCTgcttttaaatctatcttacaACAATTTTGAGGGGTTGGTGCCAACAAATGGCATTTTTAATGACTCAAGAGCAGCTATAATTATTGGTAACAATCACCTATGCGGGGGAATTCCTGAGATGCAGCTGCCTATATGCAAACTCAACGAGCCAGAGAAGAGAAAATCGAGCGTCAACGGAAAATTAAAGGCACCTATAATTTGCGGTGTTCTAGGAGTAATTgtgttttctttattatttgtttggtgtttaagaaagaaaagaaagcaaccAACTTCAAGTTCTTCGAGAAATTTGTTACCGAATCATGTGTCTTACCAAAGTCTCCTGAAAGCAACTGATGGTTTCTCCTCTACTAATTTGCTTGGTATGGGGAGTTTTGGATCCGTATACAAAGGAAACTTGGATGAGGGTAGAATGACAATTGCTGTCAAGGTGCTCAATCTTCAACGCCGTGGGGCTTCCAAGAGCTTTCTTTCTGAGTGCGAGGCCTTGAGAAACATCAGACATCGAAATCTTGTAAAAGTGCTTACAGTTTGTTCAGGTATTGATTATCAAGGTAATGGATTTAAGGCACTTGTTTACGAGTTCATGGTGAATGGGAGCCTTGACGATTGGTTGCATCCAACTGTGAGACGTGACCTAGAACATCAAGAACACAGGTATTTGAATCTTTTTCAGAGATTGAATATTGCCATTGATGTCGCGAATGCATTGGAATATATCCATTATCATTGCCAAACAACAATCATTCATTGTGATCTCAAGCCGAGCAATGTTCTCCTCGACAACGAAATGATTGGACATGTGGGTGACTTTGGATTAGCAAAATTCTGCCTTGAACTGAACCAAAACTCTTC
This genomic interval from Juglans microcarpa x Juglans regia isolate MS1-56 chromosome 4D, Jm3101_v1.0, whole genome shotgun sequence contains the following:
- the LOC121259077 gene encoding probable LRR receptor-like serine/threonine-protein kinase At3g47570, translating into MIPNALGQLRNLKYLVVGGNQFSGTIPSAIFNLSSITHFDVGTNQIQGSLPLDLGKTLPNLKEFRIQTNKFVGSIPPSISNASNLEKLDLAVNQFVGKVPSFEKLQRLEWLSVFNNHLGSGGADDDDLSFLCSLTNSTSLDTLIINQNSFGGIIPECIGNLSFTLTFLAIQSNPIVGRIPNGIANLVNLEGLFMGNNQLSGDIPADIGNLSRLLEMDLSNNNLSGNIPPSFGNLSRIYKLYLNENSLSGSIPSTLGNCKSLSALTLANNNLSGTLPPEVIGLSSISHGLDLSGNHFSGPLPMEVGNLKYIGLLDISNNRLSGKVPATLGSCTMLEFLYMGDNFFQGKIPSSFSSLRGLEDIDLSRNNFSGKIPNFFADFKFLLLLNLSYNNFEGLVPTNGIFNDSRAAIIIGNNHLCGGIPEMQLPICKLNEPEKRKSSVNGKLKAPIICGVLGVIVFSLLFVWCLRKKRKQPTSSSSRNLLPNHVSYQSLLKATDGFSSTNLLGMGSFGSVYKGNLDEGRMTIAVKVLNLQRRGASKSFLSECEALRNIRHRNLVKVLTVCSGIDYQGNGFKALVYEFMVNGSLDDWLHPTVRRDLEHQEHRYLNLFQRLNIAIDVANALEYIHYHCQTTIIHCDLKPSNVLLDNEMIGHVGDFGLAKFCLELNQNSSTNQSSSVGIRGTIGYAAPEYGMGNDVSTYGDVYSYGILLLEMFTSKRPTDHMFQGTLNLHSFVKTALPQRVVEIADPTIVQEREGDQSTMSNVASSSHTRRNKILELLTSIFEIGVACSVEQPEERMRIKDVVTELNLVRKKLLEAETHESNQTTNGT